The proteins below come from a single Xyrauchen texanus isolate HMW12.3.18 chromosome 1, RBS_HiC_50CHRs, whole genome shotgun sequence genomic window:
- the LOC127648015 gene encoding macrophage mannose receptor 1-like → MEKVAFITFLLTAVFSFSACVARQYHFVNQNLNWTEAQSFCSENYTDLATINNKNDIEELMKTVNDESVQHVWIGLYRTENKTWKWSLGDPVFYTGSDSLYQNWRNSQSNDDGDCVYMKNGGWHKSKCSDKTSFICYNDSSEEYIFNSTDMNWRDAQSFCREKHTDLASVRNQNENEKIQQIINIQTGSDKNVWIGLFRDSLEWSDHSESSFRFWRPEEPNYRDNAENCTVISLKDQRGKWEDWRCNKTFSFVCYEDQLVLIKQNRTWNEALRYCREKHVDLVSIDSQQIQHQVMNVSRSASTTAVWMGLRHSCTMGLWFWVNGEILCYQNWAAGNGTGQEDCSEGLAGAIQSGGNQTWISLPHTQQLNFICTNGEVLRED, encoded by the exons CTGTCTTCAGTTTCTCTGCATGTGTTGCACGTCAGTATCACTTTGTGAATCAGAATTTGAACTGGACTGAAGCTCAGAGTTTCTGCAGTGAGAATTACACAGATCTGGCcaccatcaacaacaagaacGACATTGAAGAACTGATGAAGACTGTGAATGATGAAAGTGTTCAGCATGTCTGGATCGGACTGTACAGGACAGAGAATAAAACATGGAAGTGGTCTCTGGGTGACCCTGTGTTCTACACAGGAAGTGATTCACTGTATCAGAACTGGAGAAACTCTCAATCAAACGATGATGGTGACTGTGTTTATATGAAAAATGGAGGATGGCATAAAAGTAAATGTTCTGACAAAACCTCTTTCATTTGCTATAATG ACAGCAGTGAAGAATACATCTTTAACAGTACAGACATGAACTGGAGAGACGCTCAGAGTTTCTGCAGAGAGAAACACACAGATCTGGCCAGTGTGAGGAACCAGAATGAGAATGAGAAGATTCAGCAGATCATTAATATTCAGACAGGAAGTGATAAGAACGTCTGGATCGGTCTGTTCAGAGACTCATTGGAGTGGTCAGATCACAGTGAATCCTCATTCAGATTCTGGAGACCTGAAGAACCCAATTATAGAGACAATGCTGAAAACTGTACAGTGATTTCACTCAAAGACCAGCGGGGGAAATGGGAAGACTGGcgttgtaataaaacattttcgtTTGTCtgttatgagg ATCAACTGGTTTTGATTAAACAGAATCGGACCTGGAATGAAGCTCTGAGATACTGCAGAGAGAAACATGTGGATCTGGTGTCCATTGATTCTCAGCAGATTCAGCATCAGGTGATGAATGTGTCTAGAAGCGCCTCAACTACAGCTGTGTGGATGGGTCTCCGTCACTCCTGCACTATGGGTCTGTGGTTCTGGGTGAATGGAGAGATCTTGTGCTATCAGAACTGGGCAGCAGGTAACGGCACTGGACAGGAAGACTGCAGTGAAGGATTAGCTGGAGCAATTCAGTCTGGAGGAAATCAGACCTGGATCAGCCTTCCTCACACTCAACAACTCAACTTCATCTGCACCAACGGTGAAG TTCTTCGTGAAGACTGA